The sequence TCCTTATACAACGGACTTGATGGCATTTCCGTTGCAAATCCATATTTTGTTTCAAAGTTTTCCACAAGGTCCTCTACAAGTTGATCCATGATTTTTTTATCTAGGCGATAGCCGATTAAAACCGGTAAACGCAAAATCAGGCTGGAGCGGATATCAATTTTCTTAGCATCTTTCCCAACACGACCAAAGAAGCCTTGTTCATCATAAAGGCGTTCCATTAATAAGACAAAAAGCGCGTCTGCTTTTGCAGTGAATTGCTTCGCCTCCTCCTCTTCTCCAAGAAGACCAGCAAATTTCGTTAAAATATCATATGTTCGAATTAAAAAACTAGCGAGATCTGGCGCCTCGACAGGCATCCCACTATGGAACAAAGAGGAATTATCCCAACCTGAATCATTACCGTGCTTATAATGTGGAAGTCGACCTTCATACGTTCGATATAAATCGAAGTAAAGCATTACTTTTTTAGTAGATTCATACACTTCTCTAAGTCGACTTTCGTCCTTAAAGTAGTCGTTCTTTTCCATCAGTTTTTCATAAGCGTATGCGAAGACTGGTGGTTTAATACAATTATACGACACAAATTTATCATTCACAAAGTCTGGATATGCGCCTGACTCGTCCTGCGTGTCCATAAAAATCTTCAGCTGGGCATAGGACAGCTCCGGATACTTCGCACCAATATGTAGCGCATTAAAGCAATTGTCCCAAGACCAAATATTATACATCCAAAGCTTCGACATATACATCGCATAATTTTTTAATAATCCATCTGGGTGCACGATGCTTGACCAAGTTATATAAGCCGCGCGATCTATTGAAGCTTGGTATAATTCATTTTTCTCAGTATTATTTTCTACCCACTCCTGATAGAGCCGCTCCACCTTCGCTTTGCCTACCTGGAAGCTTGCATACTCTTTCGATTTAAATACAGTGCGATAACTTTCAATGACAAAGTGGCCATTACGCATACGAATATCGATATAATCATTGCCAATGACATTCCACGGCGCGTCAACAGACATCTCACCCGAAAGCTTGCTAATCATCAACTTCAATTCCTTCGGATAAATATGATATTC comes from Sporosarcina sp. FSL K6-3457 and encodes:
- a CDS encoding amylo-alpha-1,6-glucosidase, which produces MKLNIKEIPFSRFGSYFCVSKEKDTNEVYIRDVHGGDDAPSKLFKLNLLQDGIEQPFDIAATETSLRFYVAKDHEKYAEIIIPEEDELHIEVNGVEVRLQASKVKYDTLHEYEDGMYEYHIYPKELKLMISKLSGEMSVDAPWNVIGNDYIDIRMRNGHFVIESYRTVFKSKEYASFQVGKAKVERLYQEWVENNTEKNELYQASIDRAAYITWSSIVHPDGLLKNYAMYMSKLWMYNIWSWDNCFNALHIGAKYPELSYAQLKIFMDTQDESGAYPDFVNDKFVSYNCIKPPVFAYAYEKLMEKNDYFKDESRLREVYESTKKVMLYFDLYRTYEGRLPHYKHGNDSGWDNSSLFHSGMPVEAPDLASFLIRTYDILTKFAGLLGEEEEAKQFTAKADALFVLLMERLYDEQGFFGRVGKDAKKIDIRSSLILRLPVLIGYRLDKKIMDQLVEDLVENFETKYGFATEMPSSPLYKENGYWLGPIWAPVTYLFIDSLKSFGYAEVGKRIQKKYLDLTLVGGMAENFDPHSGKGLVDTSFTWTSSVFLSLIESK